A stretch of Streptomyces vietnamensis DNA encodes these proteins:
- the rpmG gene encoding 50S ribosomal protein L33: MARNELRPVVKLRSTAGTGFTYVTRKNRRNDPDRLSLRKFDPVAGRHVDFREER; the protein is encoded by the coding sequence ATGGCACGCAATGAGCTCCGCCCCGTCGTCAAGCTCCGTTCCACCGCTGGAACCGGATTCACCTACGTCACCCGCAAGAACCGCCGCAACGATCCCGACCGTCTCAGCCTGCGCAAGTTCGACCCGGTCGCCGGCCGGCACGTCGACTTCCGCGAGGAGCGCTGA
- a CDS encoding YbjQ family protein, translating into MGIDEYGGGQGPHPDVLVVTTNDVPGYEVRQVIGEVFGLTVRSRHLGSQIGAGLKSMIGGELKGLTKTLVQTRNQAMERLVEQAKARGANAVLMFRFDVTEAADVGTEVCAYGTAVVIGPRA; encoded by the coding sequence ATGGGCATCGACGAGTACGGGGGCGGCCAGGGGCCGCACCCCGACGTGCTGGTCGTGACGACGAACGACGTGCCGGGCTACGAGGTCCGGCAGGTGATCGGTGAGGTCTTCGGGCTCACCGTCCGCTCCCGCCACCTGGGCAGCCAGATCGGCGCGGGCCTGAAGTCGATGATCGGCGGCGAGCTGAAGGGTCTGACGAAGACCCTGGTGCAGACCCGCAACCAGGCGATGGAGCGGCTGGTGGAGCAGGCCAAGGCGCGCGGCGCGAACGCCGTGCTGATGTTCCGCTTCGACGTGACGGAAGCGGCGGACGTCGGCACGGAGGTGTGCGCGTACGGCACGGCGGTGGTGATCGGGCCGCGCGCCTGA
- a CDS encoding ion channel protein, with product MATDHAPSPAAPVEASARLLLPQILPALLVGVGASLLFLGISTLAEEFQHVLWNDLPDALGIGNYSSLWMIIMLTATGVAVGLVIWKVPGHAGPDPASEGLGGAPLAPGVVPGLLVASTLSLAGGVSLGPENPIIAANIALAFWLGSKVAPVVPGAAWVALASAGTIGALFGTPVAAALVLSEALTAQPGRGSLWDRLFAPLVAAGAGATTTQLLAEPSFDVGLPPLTDPGYGDLLAALVIASAAAVFGLGSCYLFPHVHAAFRRLRHPMLMLPLGGLLLGLLGALGGHLTLFKGLAETKDLAAGVGGWSSGELAKFAVVKLLALVVAASCGFRGGRIFPAVFIGAAFGLFVQALVPEVHPAVAVSSAVLGVLLATTRQGWISLFTGAVLASSPAMLALLCLASLPAWLIVTGRPQLELDHQGKALR from the coding sequence GTGGCCACCGATCATGCTCCGTCTCCCGCCGCTCCCGTGGAGGCGTCCGCCCGGCTCCTGCTCCCCCAGATCCTCCCCGCGCTCCTCGTCGGCGTGGGGGCGAGCCTGCTGTTCCTCGGGATCAGCACCCTCGCCGAGGAGTTCCAGCACGTGCTCTGGAACGACCTGCCGGACGCGCTCGGCATCGGGAACTACTCCTCCCTCTGGATGATCATCATGCTCACGGCGACAGGCGTCGCCGTGGGCCTCGTCATCTGGAAGGTGCCCGGACACGCCGGACCCGACCCGGCCTCCGAGGGGCTCGGCGGGGCACCGCTCGCCCCGGGCGTGGTGCCGGGACTCCTCGTCGCGAGCACCCTCTCGCTGGCCGGCGGCGTCAGCCTCGGCCCCGAGAACCCGATCATCGCCGCCAACATCGCCCTCGCCTTCTGGCTCGGCAGCAAGGTGGCCCCCGTGGTGCCCGGCGCGGCCTGGGTCGCGCTCGCCTCGGCCGGCACCATCGGCGCCCTCTTCGGCACCCCGGTGGCGGCCGCCCTCGTCCTCTCCGAGGCCCTGACCGCGCAACCGGGCCGAGGCTCCCTCTGGGACCGGCTCTTCGCCCCGCTCGTGGCGGCCGGCGCCGGCGCGACGACCACCCAGCTGCTCGCCGAGCCGAGCTTCGACGTGGGGCTCCCGCCCCTCACCGACCCCGGTTACGGCGACCTCCTCGCCGCTCTGGTCATCGCCTCCGCCGCGGCCGTCTTCGGCCTCGGCTCCTGCTACCTCTTCCCCCACGTCCACGCCGCCTTCCGGCGGCTGCGGCACCCCATGCTGATGCTGCCCCTCGGCGGCCTCCTCCTCGGCCTCCTGGGCGCCCTCGGCGGGCACCTGACCCTGTTCAAGGGCCTGGCGGAGACCAAGGACCTCGCCGCCGGGGTCGGCGGCTGGTCCTCCGGCGAGCTCGCCAAGTTCGCCGTCGTCAAACTCCTCGCCCTCGTCGTCGCCGCCTCCTGCGGCTTCCGGGGCGGCCGGATCTTCCCGGCCGTCTTCATCGGCGCCGCCTTCGGGCTGTTCGTCCAGGCCCTCGTCCCCGAGGTCCACCCGGCCGTCGCCGTCTCCTCCGCCGTCCTCGGCGTCCTGCTCGCCACCACCCGGCAGGGCTGGATCAGCCTCTTCACCGGCGCGGTCCTGGCCTCCTCCCCCGCGATGCTCGCCCTCCTCTGCCTGGCCTCGCTCCCCGCCTGGCTGATCGTCACCGGCCGCCCCCAGCTCGAACTCGACCACCAGGGCAAGGCCCTGCGCTGA
- a CDS encoding aldehyde dehydrogenase family protein, producing the protein MSHFTDLAHQYIDGEWKPGSGSWDIIDFNPYTGEKLASITVATADEVDRAYRAAERAQTAWAETNPYTRRLVFERALRIVEDREEEIAETIVAELGGTRLKAAFELHLAKEFLREAIQLALRPEGRILPSPVDGKENRVYRVPVGVVGVISPFNFPFLLSIKSVAPALALGNAVVLKPHQNTPICGGTLVAKVLEEAGLPAGLLNVVVTDIAEIGDALLTHPVPKVISFTGSDKVGRHVATVCAQNFKHAVLELGGNSALIVLDDADVDYAVDAAVFSRFVHQGQVCMAANRILVDRTLEEEFTEKFVAKVKTLRVGDPADPATHIGPLINSQQAESVAAVVDQTVAAGATALLHGTVEGNLVSPSVLTGIAADAPVLSQEIFGPVALVIPFDGEEEAVRIANDTPYGLSGAVHTGDVERGVRVAKRIHTGMIHINDGTVHDEPIVPFGGEKHSGVGRLNGDAMVESFTTQKWISIQHGRSRFPF; encoded by the coding sequence ATGTCGCACTTCACCGACCTGGCCCACCAGTACATCGACGGCGAGTGGAAGCCCGGCAGCGGTTCGTGGGACATCATCGACTTCAACCCGTACACCGGGGAGAAGCTCGCGTCGATCACCGTCGCCACCGCCGACGAGGTCGACCGCGCCTACCGGGCCGCCGAGCGCGCCCAGACCGCGTGGGCCGAGACCAACCCGTACACGCGCCGGCTCGTCTTCGAGCGCGCGCTGCGGATCGTCGAGGACCGCGAGGAGGAGATCGCCGAGACGATCGTCGCCGAGCTCGGCGGCACCCGTCTCAAGGCGGCCTTCGAGCTGCACCTCGCCAAGGAGTTCCTGCGCGAGGCGATCCAGCTGGCGCTGCGCCCCGAGGGCCGCATCCTGCCCTCGCCGGTCGACGGCAAGGAGAACCGGGTCTACCGCGTCCCGGTCGGCGTCGTCGGCGTCATCTCCCCCTTCAACTTCCCCTTCCTCCTCTCGATCAAGTCGGTCGCGCCCGCGCTCGCGCTCGGCAACGCCGTCGTCCTCAAGCCGCACCAGAACACCCCGATCTGCGGCGGCACGCTGGTCGCGAAGGTCCTGGAGGAGGCCGGTCTGCCGGCCGGCCTGCTGAACGTCGTCGTCACCGACATCGCCGAGATCGGCGACGCGCTCCTGACCCACCCGGTCCCGAAGGTCATCTCCTTCACCGGCTCCGACAAGGTCGGCCGCCACGTCGCCACGGTCTGCGCGCAGAACTTCAAGCACGCCGTCCTCGAACTCGGCGGCAACAGCGCCCTGATCGTCCTCGACGACGCCGACGTCGACTACGCGGTGGACGCGGCCGTCTTCAGCCGCTTCGTGCACCAGGGCCAGGTCTGCATGGCGGCCAACCGCATCCTGGTGGACCGCACCCTGGAGGAGGAGTTCACCGAGAAGTTCGTGGCGAAGGTGAAGACCCTGCGCGTCGGCGACCCGGCCGACCCCGCCACCCACATCGGTCCCCTCATCAACTCCCAGCAGGCGGAGTCCGTCGCCGCGGTCGTCGACCAGACGGTGGCGGCCGGCGCGACGGCGCTGCTGCACGGCACGGTCGAGGGCAACCTCGTCTCCCCGTCCGTCCTCACCGGCATCGCCGCCGACGCCCCGGTCCTGAGCCAGGAGATCTTCGGCCCGGTCGCGCTGGTCATCCCCTTCGACGGCGAGGAGGAGGCCGTACGGATCGCCAACGACACCCCGTACGGGCTCAGTGGCGCCGTCCACACCGGGGACGTCGAGCGGGGCGTACGGGTCGCCAAGCGCATCCACACCGGCATGATCCACATCAACGACGGCACCGTGCACGACGAGCCGATCGTGCCCTTCGGCGGCGAGAAGCACTCCGGCGTGGGACGGCTCAACGGCGACGCGATGGTGGAGTCCTTCACCACCCAGAAGTGGATCTCGATCCAGCACGGCCGGAGCCGGTTCCCCTTCTAG
- a CDS encoding daunorubicin resistance protein DrrA family ABC transporter ATP-binding protein has protein sequence MTSEAVLVEGARKRYGEKDALDGLDLAVGRGTVHGLLGPNGAGKTTTVRILATLLRHDEGLVRVAGHDVRTGAREVRRRIGLLGQHAALDEELGGRQNLEMFGRLHHLGARRAGTRADELLERFGLGDTGRKPVRQYSGGMRRRLDLAASLITEPEVLFLDEPTTGLDPRGRMEVWDSVRSLVGGGTTVLLTTQYLEEADRLADRISVVDRGRVVADGTPDALKARVGADRIDVVVRDAARLDEAAGLLPVPRAEVGVDPDARRLSAPVTDRMGTLAETVRALDAAGIEAEDIALRRPTLDEVFLHLTAHAQAKEVAA, from the coding sequence ATGACATCGGAGGCTGTCCTCGTGGAGGGCGCGCGGAAGCGGTACGGGGAGAAGGACGCCCTGGACGGGCTCGACCTCGCCGTCGGGCGGGGCACCGTCCACGGCCTGCTGGGCCCCAACGGAGCGGGCAAGACCACGACCGTACGGATCCTGGCCACCCTGCTGCGGCACGACGAGGGCCTGGTGCGGGTCGCGGGCCACGACGTACGGACCGGGGCCCGGGAGGTGCGGCGGCGGATCGGGCTGCTCGGCCAGCACGCCGCCCTCGACGAGGAGCTGGGCGGCCGGCAGAACCTGGAGATGTTCGGCAGGCTCCACCACCTGGGCGCCCGGCGCGCCGGCACCCGGGCCGACGAGCTCCTGGAGCGCTTCGGCCTCGGGGACACCGGCCGCAAGCCCGTCCGGCAGTACAGCGGCGGCATGCGACGGCGGCTCGACCTGGCCGCCTCGCTGATCACCGAGCCGGAGGTGCTCTTCCTCGACGAGCCGACCACCGGACTCGACCCACGCGGGCGCATGGAGGTCTGGGACTCGGTGCGTTCCCTGGTCGGCGGGGGCACGACCGTCCTGCTCACCACGCAGTACCTGGAGGAGGCCGACCGGCTCGCCGATCGGATCTCGGTCGTGGACCGGGGAAGGGTCGTCGCCGACGGCACGCCCGACGCGCTCAAGGCGCGCGTGGGCGCCGACCGCATCGACGTGGTCGTCCGGGACGCGGCCCGGCTGGACGAGGCGGCCGGGCTGCTGCCCGTGCCGCGCGCGGAGGTCGGCGTGGACCCCGACGCGCGGCGGCTCAGCGCTCCGGTGACGGACCGGATGGGCACGCTCGCCGAGACCGTACGGGCGCTCGACGCGGCCGGGATCGAGGCGGAGGACATCGCCCTGCGGCGGCCGACGCTCGACGAGGTGTTCCTGCATCTGACGGCGCATGCGCAGGCGAAGGAGGTCGCGGCATGA
- a CDS encoding MerR family transcriptional regulator, translated as MGYSVGQVAGFAGVTVRTLHHYDAIGLLSPGGRSTAGHRRYDDADLDRLQQILFYRELGFPLEEVAVLLDDPGADPQEHLRRQHALLTERIGELTRMAAAVEHAMEAKKMGINLTPEEKFEVFGEKDPERYAEETARRWGGSHSHEQARARAAGYGKEEWQRMKDEVDAWGAAYAALMAGGAEPGSEEAMDLAEAHRRHLTAWFFECHPRTHVELAEMYVADENFHAFYESIHPGLPEHLREAIRANAARQAA; from the coding sequence ATGGGCTACTCCGTGGGACAGGTGGCCGGCTTCGCCGGGGTCACGGTGCGCACCCTGCACCACTACGACGCGATCGGGCTGCTCTCGCCGGGCGGCCGCAGCACGGCGGGTCACCGCCGTTACGACGACGCGGACCTCGACCGGCTCCAGCAGATCCTGTTCTACCGGGAGCTCGGCTTCCCCCTCGAAGAGGTCGCCGTCCTCCTCGACGACCCGGGCGCCGACCCGCAGGAGCACCTGCGGCGGCAGCACGCGCTGCTGACCGAGCGGATCGGGGAGCTCACGAGGATGGCGGCGGCCGTCGAGCACGCCATGGAGGCGAAGAAGATGGGCATCAACCTCACGCCCGAGGAGAAGTTCGAGGTCTTCGGGGAGAAGGACCCCGAGCGATACGCGGAGGAGACCGCCCGCCGCTGGGGCGGCTCCCACTCCCACGAGCAGGCCCGGGCGCGTGCCGCCGGGTACGGCAAGGAGGAGTGGCAGCGGATGAAGGACGAGGTGGACGCCTGGGGCGCCGCCTACGCCGCCCTGATGGCCGGGGGCGCGGAGCCGGGGTCCGAGGAGGCGATGGACCTCGCCGAGGCCCACCGCCGCCACCTCACCGCCTGGTTCTTCGAGTGCCACCCGAGGACCCACGTGGAGCTCGCCGAGATGTACGTCGCCGACGAGAACTTCCACGCGTTCTACGAGTCGATCCACCCGGGCCTCCCCGAGCACCTGAGGGAGGCCATCCGGGCGAACGCCGCACGACAGGCGGCCTGA
- a CDS encoding DinB family protein — protein MVALVPAEAPGDERGAFLNFVEAQRAALRRSLLGLTEEQAASRPSASELSLSGLVKHVAEVELNWLRLAQEQPNERQRTEETWGEAFRLVDGESIPEVLAFWEDVAKQTEVFVRSVPSLDDTFPLPPAPWFPKDGRVSVRWMLLHLVQEMGRHAGHADIVRESLDGKGSFDLIAEENAGQNAPA, from the coding sequence ATGGTTGCCCTTGTTCCCGCGGAGGCCCCCGGCGACGAGCGCGGTGCGTTCCTCAACTTCGTCGAGGCCCAGCGCGCCGCGCTCCGCCGCTCGCTCCTCGGACTCACCGAGGAGCAGGCGGCGAGCCGCCCCAGCGCCAGCGAACTCAGCCTCTCCGGGCTGGTCAAGCACGTCGCCGAGGTGGAGCTGAACTGGCTGCGGCTGGCCCAGGAGCAGCCGAACGAGCGGCAGCGCACGGAGGAGACCTGGGGCGAGGCCTTCCGTCTCGTGGACGGGGAGTCGATCCCCGAGGTCCTCGCGTTCTGGGAGGACGTGGCGAAGCAGACCGAGGTGTTCGTCCGCTCCGTGCCGAGCCTGGACGACACCTTCCCGCTGCCGCCCGCGCCCTGGTTCCCGAAGGACGGGCGGGTCTCGGTCCGCTGGATGCTGCTGCACCTGGTCCAGGAGATGGGCCGGCACGCCGGCCACGCGGACATCGTCCGCGAGTCCCTGGACGGCAAGGGCTCCTTCGACCTGATCGCCGAGGAGAACGCGGGGCAGAACGCCCCCGCTTAA
- a CDS encoding helix-turn-helix domain-containing protein — translation MTAGESSGASGSVVRRILLGSQLRRLRESRGITREAAGYSIRASESKISRMELGRVSFKARDVEDLLTLYGVGDENERGALLGLAREANVAGWWHSFGDVLPGWFQTYIGLEGAASLIRVYEVQFVHGLLQTEAYAQAVVTRGMPDAPRAEIDRRVALRLERQKVLVSERAPQFHAVLDEAALRRPYGDRSVMQGQLRHLIEISEHPGVTLQIMPFSFGGHAGESGAFTMLSFPESDLSDIVYLEQLTSALYLDKREEVAQYQRVMEKLQKDGPDPAESRDLLRGLLQLS, via the coding sequence GTGACCGCAGGCGAATCGAGCGGAGCGAGCGGGAGCGTGGTGCGGCGCATCCTGCTGGGCTCCCAGCTGAGGCGGTTGCGCGAGTCGCGCGGGATCACCCGCGAGGCGGCCGGATATTCCATCCGCGCGTCCGAATCCAAGATCAGCCGTATGGAGTTGGGACGGGTGAGCTTCAAGGCCAGGGACGTCGAGGATCTGCTCACCCTCTACGGGGTCGGGGACGAGAACGAGCGCGGCGCGCTCCTCGGACTCGCCCGCGAGGCCAACGTCGCCGGCTGGTGGCACAGCTTCGGCGACGTCCTGCCCGGCTGGTTCCAGACGTACATCGGCCTGGAGGGCGCCGCCTCCCTCATCCGCGTCTACGAAGTGCAGTTCGTCCACGGCCTGTTGCAGACCGAGGCGTACGCCCAGGCCGTCGTCACCCGGGGCATGCCCGACGCCCCGCGCGCCGAGATCGACCGCCGGGTCGCCCTGCGCCTGGAGCGCCAGAAGGTCCTCGTCTCCGAGCGCGCCCCGCAGTTCCACGCCGTCCTCGACGAGGCCGCGCTGCGTCGCCCCTACGGCGACCGGTCGGTCATGCAGGGGCAGTTGAGGCATCTCATCGAGATCTCCGAACACCCGGGCGTCACGCTCCAGATCATGCCCTTCAGCTTCGGCGGTCACGCCGGCGAGAGCGGCGCCTTCACGATGCTGAGCTTCCCCGAGTCCGACCTCTCCGACATCGTCTACCTCGAACAGCTCACCAGCGCCCTCTACCTCGACAAGCGCGAGGAGGTCGCCCAGTACCAGCGGGTGATGGAGAAGCTCCAGAAGGACGGTCCGGATCCGGCCGAAAGCCGTGATCTCCTCCGGGGACTCCTCCAACTCTCCTGA
- a CDS encoding DedA family protein produces the protein MNTLALGPSWLDPDYLIGTFGLIGVLVIVFAESGLLIGFFLPGDSLLFTTGLLVTTGKMDKPLWLVCTLVVAAAVLGDQAGYLFGRKVGPALFTRPDSKLFKQENVEKAHEFFEKHGPKSLVLARFVPIVRTFTPIIAGVSRMSYRSFLVFNLIGGLLWGAGVTLLGASLGNVEFVHKHIEMILVGIVLISVIPVAIELLRARSQAKKNPPHSDHDAPGVPNPQAPRGRHAKR, from the coding sequence GTGAACACGCTTGCCCTCGGACCGAGCTGGCTGGATCCGGACTATCTGATCGGGACCTTTGGTCTGATCGGGGTCCTGGTCATCGTCTTCGCCGAGTCCGGCCTCCTCATCGGGTTCTTCCTGCCCGGCGACTCGCTGCTCTTCACCACCGGCCTGCTCGTCACCACCGGCAAGATGGACAAGCCGCTGTGGCTGGTGTGCACCCTGGTGGTGGCCGCCGCCGTCCTCGGCGACCAGGCCGGCTACCTCTTCGGCCGCAAGGTCGGCCCGGCCCTCTTCACGCGCCCCGACTCCAAGCTGTTCAAGCAGGAGAACGTCGAGAAGGCGCACGAGTTCTTCGAGAAGCACGGCCCGAAGTCGCTCGTCCTGGCCCGCTTCGTCCCCATCGTCCGGACGTTCACGCCGATCATCGCGGGCGTGAGCAGGATGAGCTACCGCTCGTTCCTCGTCTTCAACCTCATCGGCGGCCTGCTGTGGGGCGCGGGCGTGACCCTCCTCGGCGCCTCCCTCGGCAACGTCGAGTTCGTCCACAAGCACATCGAGATGATCCTCGTCGGGATCGTCCTGATCTCCGTGATCCCGGTCGCGATCGAGCTCCTCCGGGCCCGTTCCCAGGCGAAGAAGAACCCGCCGCACAGCGACCACGACGCCCCCGGCGTCCCGAACCCGCAGGCTCCCCGCGGCCGCCACGCCAAGCGCTAG
- a CDS encoding DUF397 domain-containing protein yields the protein MAATELRGVVWQKSRHSNSQGSCVEFAKLPGGDVAVRNSRHPEGPALVYTPAEIEALLLGVKDGEFDHLV from the coding sequence ATGGCGGCCACGGAGCTGCGAGGAGTCGTGTGGCAGAAGAGCCGGCACAGCAACTCCCAGGGATCCTGCGTGGAGTTCGCCAAGCTCCCGGGGGGCGACGTCGCCGTGCGCAACTCGCGCCACCCCGAAGGGCCCGCGCTCGTCTACACGCCCGCGGAGATAGAAGCGCTCCTGCTGGGCGTCAAGGACGGAGAGTTCGACCACCTGGTCTGA
- a CDS encoding ATP-binding protein, which yields MGTNGSTVLEPLRQGLPPIDPGAVSTSASCALPARYEAVRGARKFTSTTLDRWELTERFDDVALVVSELVTNALRHAVPADAPQEEGQNPPVRLHLMRWASRLVCAVRDPSRESPEARGGEEDFAAESGRGLFLVDSFSDSWGWHPLAGTLQGKVVWALFRIGPE from the coding sequence ATGGGGACGAATGGATCGACCGTGCTCGAGCCGTTACGGCAGGGCCTGCCGCCGATCGATCCCGGCGCCGTCTCCACCTCCGCCTCCTGCGCCCTGCCCGCCCGGTACGAAGCCGTGCGCGGGGCCCGCAAGTTCACCAGCACCACGCTCGACCGCTGGGAACTGACGGAGCGCTTCGACGACGTGGCCCTGGTCGTCTCCGAGCTCGTCACCAACGCGCTGCGTCACGCGGTGCCCGCCGACGCGCCCCAGGAGGAAGGCCAGAACCCGCCGGTCCGGCTGCACCTGATGCGCTGGGCCTCGCGCCTGGTGTGCGCCGTGCGCGACCCCAGCCGGGAGAGCCCGGAGGCGCGCGGCGGCGAGGAGGACTTCGCCGCCGAGTCGGGGCGCGGCCTGTTCCTGGTGGACTCGTTCAGCGACAGCTGGGGCTGGCACCCGCTGGCCGGCACGCTCCAGGGCAAGGTGGTGTGGGCGCTGTTCCGGATCGGACCGGAGTAG
- a CDS encoding ABC transporter permease, with amino-acid sequence MSAAYAVSDCWTMTRRELAHWARQPVQVLVGLVFPVMLLLMFGYLVGGGRTVDGDYVDYLVPGMLTLTMVFGLEGTMTAVTRDLDKGVIDRFRSMPMTDGAVLVGRAAADMLQSALGLLVMVGVGYAIGWRAEGGAGAALGALGLLLLLRFAMLWIGIFLALVAGRAELVQAVQILVWPVGFLSNAFASPDSMPGWLGTVVEWNPMSATATAVRELFGNPGGEPGHVTAAVVWPLVLLVLFFPLAVRRFGRLGK; translated from the coding sequence ATGAGCGCGGCGTACGCGGTGAGCGACTGCTGGACCATGACCCGGCGCGAACTCGCCCACTGGGCGCGGCAACCGGTGCAGGTCCTGGTCGGGCTCGTCTTCCCGGTGATGCTGCTGCTGATGTTCGGCTATCTGGTCGGCGGCGGGCGGACCGTCGACGGCGACTACGTCGACTACCTGGTGCCCGGGATGCTCACCCTGACCATGGTCTTCGGCCTCGAAGGCACGATGACGGCGGTGACGCGGGACCTGGACAAGGGCGTGATCGACCGCTTCCGGTCCATGCCGATGACCGACGGGGCCGTGCTCGTGGGAAGGGCGGCCGCCGACATGCTCCAGTCGGCGCTGGGGCTCCTGGTGATGGTCGGCGTGGGGTACGCGATCGGCTGGCGGGCCGAGGGCGGCGCCGGGGCGGCCCTCGGGGCGCTCGGACTGCTGCTCCTGCTGCGCTTCGCGATGCTGTGGATCGGGATCTTCCTGGCCCTGGTCGCGGGGCGGGCGGAGCTGGTGCAGGCCGTGCAGATCCTGGTCTGGCCGGTCGGCTTCCTCTCCAACGCCTTCGCCTCGCCGGACTCGATGCCGGGCTGGCTCGGGACGGTCGTGGAGTGGAACCCGATGTCGGCGACCGCGACGGCGGTGCGCGAGCTCTTCGGCAACCCGGGCGGCGAGCCGGGGCACGTCACGGCGGCGGTGGTGTGGCCGCTGGTGCTCCTCGTGCTCTTCTTCCCGCTGGCGGTACGGAGGTTCGGGCGGCTCGGGAAGTAG
- a CDS encoding PadR family transcriptional regulator yields MSAIRLLVLGAVKQHGRAHGYQVRNDLEYWGAHEWSHAKPGSIYHALKQMAKQGLLHAHEVAPSAVGGPPRVEYELTEAGTEEYFALLREALTTYDQKTDVLSAAIGFMVDLPRAEAAELLRRRVAALDEWRAAVTEYYTPEGGPEQLGHIGEIMHMWVHSADAGKEWTLGLIERIEGGAYVFAGEGDPFVGVLAEGQENPYAS; encoded by the coding sequence ATGTCAGCGATCCGACTTCTCGTCCTGGGCGCGGTCAAGCAGCACGGCCGCGCCCACGGCTACCAGGTGCGCAACGACCTGGAGTACTGGGGCGCGCACGAGTGGTCCCACGCCAAGCCCGGCTCGATCTACCACGCACTGAAGCAGATGGCGAAGCAGGGGCTGCTGCACGCGCACGAGGTCGCGCCGAGCGCCGTGGGCGGGCCGCCGCGCGTCGAGTACGAACTGACGGAGGCCGGTACGGAGGAGTACTTCGCGCTGCTGCGCGAGGCGCTGACCACGTACGACCAGAAGACGGACGTCCTGTCGGCGGCGATCGGCTTCATGGTGGACCTGCCCCGCGCGGAGGCCGCGGAGCTGCTGCGCCGGCGGGTGGCGGCGCTCGACGAGTGGCGGGCGGCGGTCACGGAGTACTACACGCCGGAGGGCGGCCCGGAGCAGCTCGGGCACATCGGCGAGATCATGCACATGTGGGTCCACTCGGCGGACGCGGGCAAGGAGTGGACGCTCGGCCTGATCGAGCGGATCGAGGGCGGGGCGTACGTGTTCGCGGGCGAGGGCGACCCCTTCGTGGGGGTCCTCGCGGAGGGCCAGGAGAACCCGTACGCGAGCTGA